Within Acidimicrobiales bacterium, the genomic segment ACGAGCTCGCCCGCGACCTCCAAGACGAGACCTTCCCGCCCGAGGTCCGCTAGCTCGGCCGCACCCTCAAGCGCTGGCGCAACCAGATCGTCGCCTGGCACCGATCCCGAGCCACGAACGGGCCCGCCGAGGCCGTCAACAACCTCATCAAGCGGGTCAAGCGGGTCGCGTTCGGGTTCCGGAAGTTCCGCCACTACCGGATCCGCTCGCTGCTCTACGCCGGCCGCCCCAACTGGGACCTACTCGCCGGCATCACTCCCCGCTGAAATCCGAAGAGCCCGCTTGAGGA encodes:
- a CDS encoding transposase — protein: MVAWHRSRATNGPAEAVNNLIKRVKRVAFGFRKFRHYRIRSLLYAGRPNWDLLAGITPR